A part of Citrifermentans bremense genomic DNA contains:
- a CDS encoding hybrid sensor histidine kinase/response regulator, protein MPQRAPDSERSGVSQSKSRSLGLWLSPLLMLGALLLVFALIVWFIEGNDRKSKQSDLSARAKTISGTAQLTLEGNESYLTLLALERATGKLNQSLFQQRASRYIHEHPEMINITWVDADLYIRDVSPLAQNQQILGLHVDLPEPKRASLLAKDLRLPVYTRPFQAIQGVTSFEIWVPVYRDDTFLGLFAGVYSCDKLLQQLIWQVRPRSYHLSLVDGRGSILASYPAEKDLDQNLFKEIRITPEDSGVTLRIDRYETGSEWRLVILKLLSLVLVVGLGYALWNLKREMDERRRVEEALKEQAKTLEQEVRERKAAQEHLQDQAVLLEEQIDERWQAEEALRASEERLRLLLDSTGEAIYGIDLDGNCTFCNRACVRMLGGDSPDQYLGQNMHDIIHHSYPDGTPMPRSACMVHQTLQEEQGSHVNDEVFWRADGSSFPVEYWSHPQVKEGKVIGAVVAFIDISDRKRLEEQYRQSQKMESVGRLAGGVAHDFNNMLSVIVGAAELGKRKLEEGEPIEPYLEVITNAAKRSSDITRQLLAFSRKEVISPRPVDLNQLIRESNKILARLISEDVELVFRPDQGLWAVSIDPSQVDQILMNLAVNARDAMPNGGRLTIETRNLQLSGCSHVHPDAHPGDYVQLSVSDTGEGMERATMEHIFEPFFTTKELGKGTGLGLATVYGIVKQNKGFINVYSEPGHGSVFRIHLPRLADPNALGAAPESSAPSLSGTVLLVEDEEMLLWLATQLLEELGFSVIQAQGPREAIAICEDPGRNIDLILTDVVMPEMNGREMVEKIREKRPEQKVLFMSGYTSDHVVQRGILEQGVQYIPKPLDMRSLGEKIAEVLAGK, encoded by the coding sequence GTGCCACAGAGAGCTCCAGATTCGGAAAGAAGCGGCGTCTCACAGAGCAAATCGCGCTCGCTTGGCCTGTGGCTGAGCCCCTTATTGATGCTGGGCGCTTTGCTGCTGGTGTTCGCCCTGATCGTCTGGTTCATCGAGGGGAACGATCGGAAGAGCAAGCAGAGTGACCTGAGCGCAAGGGCGAAGACAATAAGCGGGACGGCACAACTCACGCTGGAGGGGAACGAGAGCTACCTGACCTTGCTCGCCCTGGAGCGGGCCACAGGCAAACTGAACCAGAGCCTGTTCCAACAACGGGCCAGCCGATACATCCACGAACACCCCGAAATGATCAATATCACCTGGGTAGACGCAGACCTGTATATCAGGGACGTGTCCCCCTTGGCCCAGAACCAGCAGATCCTGGGGCTGCATGTGGACCTCCCGGAGCCCAAACGGGCCTCCCTCCTGGCTAAAGACCTGCGTCTGCCGGTCTATACCCGTCCCTTCCAGGCCATACAAGGAGTCACTTCCTTCGAAATCTGGGTCCCCGTCTACCGGGACGACACCTTCCTCGGCCTCTTCGCCGGGGTCTACTCCTGTGACAAGCTTTTGCAACAGCTTATCTGGCAGGTTCGCCCGCGCTCGTACCACCTGAGCCTGGTGGACGGGCGCGGGTCGATCCTGGCCTCCTATCCCGCCGAAAAAGACCTGGACCAGAATCTATTCAAGGAGATACGTATTACCCCAGAAGACAGCGGGGTCACGCTGCGCATCGACAGGTACGAGACCGGCAGCGAGTGGCGCCTGGTCATTTTGAAACTCCTCTCGCTGGTGCTGGTGGTGGGACTGGGCTATGCCCTTTGGAACCTAAAGCGCGAGATGGACGAGCGGAGGCGGGTCGAGGAGGCTCTCAAGGAGCAGGCCAAAACGCTGGAGCAGGAGGTAAGGGAGCGCAAGGCGGCACAGGAGCACCTGCAGGACCAAGCGGTCCTTTTGGAGGAGCAGATCGACGAACGTTGGCAGGCTGAAGAAGCCCTGAGGGCGAGCGAAGAAAGACTGCGCCTGCTGCTCGATTCGACGGGAGAGGCGATCTACGGCATCGACCTTGACGGGAACTGCACCTTTTGCAACAGGGCCTGCGTCAGGATGCTCGGGGGAGATTCACCGGACCAGTACCTGGGGCAAAACATGCACGACATCATCCACCACTCCTACCCCGACGGCACGCCGATGCCCCGCAGTGCCTGCATGGTGCACCAGACCTTGCAGGAAGAGCAGGGAAGCCATGTAAACGACGAGGTCTTCTGGCGCGCGGACGGGAGTAGTTTCCCGGTCGAATACTGGTCCCATCCTCAGGTTAAGGAGGGAAAGGTGATAGGCGCCGTAGTTGCTTTCATCGACATCAGCGACCGTAAGCGCCTGGAAGAGCAGTACCGCCAGTCGCAGAAGATGGAGTCGGTGGGACGGCTCGCCGGAGGGGTCGCGCACGATTTCAACAATATGTTGAGCGTCATCGTGGGGGCGGCGGAGCTTGGCAAGCGCAAGCTCGAGGAGGGCGAGCCGATAGAGCCTTATCTGGAGGTGATCACCAACGCAGCCAAGCGCTCCAGCGACATCACCAGGCAGCTCTTGGCCTTTTCTCGCAAGGAGGTGATCTCGCCCCGCCCGGTGGACCTGAACCAGTTGATCCGCGAGTCCAACAAGATCCTGGCCAGGCTGATCAGCGAGGACGTCGAGCTCGTCTTCCGCCCCGACCAAGGGTTGTGGGCCGTCTCCATCGACCCCTCCCAGGTCGACCAGATACTGATGAATCTGGCGGTGAACGCCCGCGACGCCATGCCCAACGGCGGCAGGCTCACCATCGAAACCAGAAACCTGCAGCTAAGCGGCTGCAGCCACGTCCACCCCGACGCGCACCCAGGCGATTACGTGCAGCTTTCCGTGAGCGACACCGGGGAGGGTATGGAAAGGGCCACCATGGAGCACATCTTCGAGCCCTTTTTCACCACCAAGGAACTGGGCAAGGGGACGGGGCTCGGGCTTGCCACCGTTTACGGCATCGTCAAGCAAAACAAGGGTTTCATCAACGTGTACAGCGAACCCGGCCACGGGTCCGTGTTCAGGATCCACCTGCCGCGGCTGGCGGACCCAAACGCCTTGGGGGCCGCGCCGGAGAGCTCGGCGCCGTCGCTGTCGGGAACGGTACTGCTCGTAGAGGACGAGGAGATGCTGCTCTGGCTGGCGACACAGCTTCTGGAGGAACTGGGGTTCAGCGTGATCCAGGCGCAGGGGCCGCGCGAGGCCATCGCCATCTGCGAGGATCCGGGGCGCAACATAGACCTCATCCTGACAGACGTGGTGATGCCGGAGATGAACGGCAGGGAGATGGTGGAGAAGATCAGAGAGAAGCGCCCTGAGCAGAAGGTGCTCTTCATGTCCGGGTACACCTCAGATCACGTGGTGCAGCGCGGCATCCTGGAACAGGGCGTGCAGTACATTCCGAAACCGCTGGACATGCGGAGCCTGGGCGAGAAGATCGCCGAGGTCCTGGCGGGAAAGTAA
- a CDS encoding phage holin family protein: MPEKGEKTIGELISELTQEVRMLFRQEMELFTVEMKGKAIHVAKDAVAMGVGGVLLYSGLLVLLAAVVLGLATVMPAWGAALLVAVACIASGIALVLKGQKDLVHLKFTPEQTAESVKETAKWAKTLKSTSSHRRTSFGSRSDIRKAI, from the coding sequence ATGCCAGAAAAGGGTGAAAAAACAATAGGCGAATTGATATCTGAGTTGACGCAGGAAGTGCGCATGCTGTTCAGGCAGGAGATGGAGCTTTTCACTGTCGAAATGAAGGGAAAAGCTATCCACGTTGCAAAGGACGCGGTCGCAATGGGCGTAGGCGGGGTTCTCCTTTATTCGGGATTGCTGGTGCTGCTGGCGGCGGTCGTGCTTGGCTTGGCGACGGTGATGCCCGCTTGGGGTGCGGCGCTTCTGGTCGCGGTGGCCTGCATTGCATCGGGTATAGCGCTGGTTCTTAAGGGACAGAAGGATCTCGTGCACCTAAAATTCACCCCTGAACAGACGGCGGAAAGCGTGAAGGAGACGGCAAAATGGGCGAAAACATTAAAATCAACGAGCAGTCATCGGCGGACAAGCTTCGGGAGCAGATCCGACATACGGAAAGCGATATAA
- a CDS encoding transaldolase family protein yields MENTPLATLVQCGQSVWLDGVVRQLLLSGELISLVQDGITGVTSNLSLLERSIAGTSDYDGAIAFLARQGQNAQKIYETLLTEDLRLAADLLHPLYLRLHGRDGFVSLGVSPHLAHDGVGMLSEARRLWERVDRPNLLVGIPGTREGVAALRQLVREGINVNATLVFALPRYLAVARAYQDGLSERAARGLALAGVASAATVAVGRIDALVDPILCSLAQREGGGERMAAALKGEVGMACAKVLRQANIEVHSGGRYLALAAHGARQQRLVFGGDAGGAGRAEALLGPGTVDALPLEAIAALRDHGSRPAGCLDEGVQEALATLERLHELGVDLSRLAQRLENEGVERAARLYESLLRNIELKRQTFLG; encoded by the coding sequence ATGGAAAACACCCCCCTTGCCACACTGGTGCAGTGCGGGCAGAGCGTCTGGCTAGACGGCGTCGTCCGTCAGCTGCTGCTCTCAGGGGAGCTGATCTCGCTGGTTCAGGATGGGATCACCGGTGTCACCTCCAACCTGTCCCTGCTTGAGAGGAGCATCGCCGGCACTAGCGACTACGACGGCGCCATAGCCTTTTTGGCGCGGCAGGGGCAAAACGCCCAGAAGATCTACGAGACGCTGCTGACCGAGGATCTGCGGCTCGCCGCCGACCTGCTGCACCCTTTGTACCTGCGGCTACACGGCAGGGACGGCTTCGTAAGCCTCGGTGTCTCTCCCCATCTGGCGCACGACGGCGTCGGGATGCTGTCAGAGGCGAGACGGCTGTGGGAGCGGGTGGATCGCCCTAACCTCCTGGTCGGTATCCCCGGCACTCGGGAAGGGGTGGCGGCCCTGCGCCAGTTGGTGCGTGAGGGGATCAACGTCAACGCGACCCTCGTCTTTGCACTCCCCCGTTACCTTGCCGTGGCAAGGGCTTACCAGGACGGACTTTCCGAGCGCGCGGCCCGAGGGCTCGCGCTCGCGGGGGTCGCCTCGGCGGCCACCGTTGCCGTAGGCCGCATCGACGCTCTCGTGGATCCGATCCTCTGCAGTCTGGCGCAGAGAGAGGGTGGGGGTGAAAGGATGGCTGCGGCGCTCAAAGGGGAGGTGGGAATGGCTTGCGCGAAGGTTTTGCGTCAGGCAAACATCGAGGTGCACTCCGGTGGCCGGTACCTTGCGCTGGCCGCGCACGGCGCGAGGCAGCAGCGGCTGGTTTTCGGGGGGGATGCCGGCGGGGCGGGGAGAGCGGAAGCCCTTCTGGGTCCGGGGACGGTCGACGCCCTGCCGCTGGAGGCGATCGCCGCCTTGAGAGACCACGGAAGCCGGCCGGCCGGATGTCTCGACGAAGGGGTGCAGGAGGCTCTCGCCACGCTGGAGCGACTTCATGAGCTTGGTGTCGATCTGAGCCGGTTGGCTCAGCGGCTGGAGAACGAAGGGGTGGAGCGCGCAGCGCGCCTGTACGAAAGTCTTTTGCGCAACATCGAACTCAAGCGCCAGACCTTTCTCGGCTGA
- a CDS encoding aldo/keto reductase, with protein MHKRKLGQQGLEVPALGLGCMGMSYDYGHRDDAASIKVLRRAVELGITFWDTAEVYGPFCNEQLLGRVLKEVPRQRLVLATKFAWRFGPHGRQIGLDSSPAQVRRAIDGSLKRLGTDYIDLYYQHRLDPAVPIEETVGALAELVKQGKVRYIGLSEVGPGIVRRAHAVHPLSAVQSEFSLWERGVEDKLLPVLRELGIGFVAYSPMGRGFLAGKIRTPDDLEPCDWRRKNPRFLAENLSHNFRLVSMVNDIARAHDATPAQVALAWILRRGADLVPIPGTKHLRYLEENAQAVGLKLSEEVWADLDRSVNCFKVAGERYQEEALRFIDSTE; from the coding sequence ATGCACAAACGGAAACTGGGGCAGCAGGGGCTGGAAGTTCCGGCGCTGGGGCTTGGCTGCATGGGGATGTCCTACGACTACGGCCACAGGGACGACGCCGCATCGATCAAGGTCCTGCGCAGGGCGGTGGAGCTCGGCATCACCTTCTGGGACACCGCCGAGGTCTACGGTCCTTTCTGCAACGAGCAGCTTTTGGGGCGCGTGCTGAAGGAGGTGCCGCGCCAGAGGCTCGTTCTGGCCACCAAGTTCGCCTGGAGGTTCGGCCCCCACGGCCGGCAGATCGGCCTGGACAGCAGCCCCGCCCAGGTGCGCCGCGCCATCGACGGGTCGCTCAAGAGGCTCGGCACCGACTACATCGACCTCTACTACCAGCACCGGCTCGATCCCGCCGTTCCCATAGAGGAGACGGTAGGTGCCCTGGCTGAACTGGTCAAGCAGGGAAAGGTCCGTTACATAGGCCTTTCCGAGGTGGGCCCTGGGATCGTGCGCCGGGCGCACGCGGTGCATCCTTTGAGCGCGGTCCAGTCCGAGTTCTCGCTTTGGGAGCGGGGGGTGGAGGATAAGCTCCTGCCGGTCCTGCGGGAGCTAGGCATCGGCTTCGTCGCCTACAGCCCGATGGGGCGCGGTTTTCTCGCCGGCAAGATAAGGACTCCCGACGACCTCGAGCCCTGCGACTGGCGCCGCAAGAACCCGCGTTTTCTGGCGGAAAACCTGAGCCACAACTTCAGGCTGGTCTCCATGGTGAACGACATAGCGCGCGCCCACGACGCCACCCCGGCCCAGGTGGCGCTCGCTTGGATACTGCGTCGCGGCGCCGACCTGGTCCCCATACCGGGGACGAAGCATCTGCGCTACCTGGAGGAAAACGCCCAGGCTGTGGGGCTGAAGCTCTCCGAGGAGGTCTGGGCGGACCTCGACCGCTCGGTCAACTGCTTCAAGGTGGCGGGGGAGCGCTACCAGGAAGAGGCGCTGCGCTTCATCGACAGCACCGAGTAG
- the tkt gene encoding transketolase gives MNTDLDPARAANLDQLCINTLRFLAVDAIQEANSGHPGMPMGAAPMAYLLWTRFLRHNPASPQWFDRDRFVLSAGHGSMLLYSLLHLTGYDLPLSELKRFRQWGSLTPGHPERGVTPGVELTTGPLGQGFGNAVGMAIAESHLAARYNRPGFELVDHFTYVLAGDGDLMEGVAAEAASLAGHLRLGKLICLYDDNRITLAASTDLSFTEDRGARFRACGWQVLEVSDGNDLEALGRALEEARGDKERPSLVMVRTRIGFGSPQKQDSFEAHGAPLGVEEVRRTKDALGWPQEPRFHVPPEALARFREAVEAGAAKERAWESLMAGYAREYPAESAELKLVLAGELPQGWQEALPVFPADAKGMATRAASAKVLNALAQRVPQLIGGSADLNPSTLTALAGRGDFQSEDFEPGDRQGAVGGTWGRAGANLHFGVREHAMGAILNGMAAHGGTLPFGATFLTFSDYLRPALRLAALSRLKVIHIFTHDSIALGEDGPTHQPVEQLASLRAIPNLVLLRPGDANECAAAWRAALQIEGRPVALVLSRQAVPTLDREALGGAAGVLRGGYVLAEARGVAPRLILIATGSELSLALAARTALEEGGIPVRVVSLPSWELFDEQPEEYRDLVLPPQVTARLAIEAGSSQGWHRYVGSGGGVLSVDGFGASAPGDVVLKEYGFTVDRVCDLALGLVQGAAPWGGAPQQERSGRSSPPS, from the coding sequence ATGAACACCGACCTCGATCCGGCCCGCGCCGCAAACCTGGACCAGCTCTGCATCAACACCCTGCGCTTCCTGGCGGTCGACGCCATACAGGAAGCCAACAGCGGCCACCCCGGCATGCCGATGGGGGCAGCCCCCATGGCCTACCTGCTCTGGACCCGTTTCCTGAGGCACAACCCCGCCTCACCGCAGTGGTTTGACCGCGACCGCTTCGTCCTATCCGCGGGGCACGGCTCGATGCTGCTCTACTCGTTGCTGCACCTTACCGGCTATGACCTCCCCCTGTCGGAGCTCAAACGCTTCCGGCAGTGGGGAAGCCTTACCCCCGGGCACCCGGAGCGTGGGGTCACCCCGGGGGTGGAGCTGACCACTGGCCCCTTGGGACAGGGCTTTGGCAACGCCGTCGGCATGGCGATCGCGGAATCCCATCTTGCCGCGCGCTACAACCGGCCGGGGTTCGAGCTCGTTGACCACTTCACCTACGTACTTGCCGGGGACGGCGACCTCATGGAGGGAGTTGCCGCCGAGGCGGCCTCGCTTGCCGGTCACCTGCGCCTCGGGAAGCTTATCTGCCTCTACGACGACAACCGCATCACGCTCGCCGCATCAACCGATCTTAGCTTCACCGAGGACCGCGGCGCGCGCTTCAGAGCCTGCGGATGGCAGGTGCTCGAGGTGTCTGACGGAAACGACCTGGAGGCGCTCGGCCGGGCACTGGAGGAGGCGCGAGGGGACAAAGAGCGCCCCTCGCTGGTCATGGTGCGCACCCGGATCGGCTTCGGCTCACCGCAGAAACAGGACAGCTTCGAGGCGCACGGGGCGCCCCTCGGGGTGGAGGAGGTTCGACGCACCAAGGACGCGCTCGGTTGGCCGCAGGAGCCGCGCTTCCACGTGCCGCCCGAGGCGCTGGCGCGGTTTCGGGAAGCGGTTGAGGCTGGCGCCGCCAAGGAGCGGGCCTGGGAGTCGCTTATGGCAGGTTACGCCCGGGAGTACCCTGCTGAGAGCGCCGAACTGAAGCTGGTGCTGGCGGGGGAACTGCCGCAAGGGTGGCAGGAGGCGCTGCCGGTCTTCCCCGCCGACGCCAAGGGGATGGCGACGCGGGCAGCCTCGGCAAAGGTGCTGAACGCACTGGCCCAGAGGGTGCCACAGCTTATCGGCGGCTCCGCCGATCTAAACCCCTCGACGCTCACCGCGCTTGCCGGCAGGGGAGATTTCCAGAGCGAGGACTTTGAGCCAGGGGACCGACAGGGGGCGGTGGGAGGAACATGGGGGCGCGCCGGCGCCAACCTGCACTTCGGCGTCCGCGAGCACGCCATGGGGGCGATCCTGAACGGCATGGCCGCCCACGGCGGCACGCTCCCCTTCGGCGCCACCTTCCTCACCTTCTCCGATTACCTCCGTCCCGCCCTCAGGCTGGCGGCGCTGTCGCGGCTCAAGGTGATCCACATCTTCACCCACGACTCCATCGCTCTGGGGGAAGACGGCCCGACGCACCAGCCGGTGGAGCAGCTTGCGTCGCTGCGCGCCATACCGAACCTTGTGCTGCTTAGGCCGGGCGATGCCAACGAATGCGCGGCCGCCTGGCGCGCGGCGCTCCAGATCGAGGGGCGGCCGGTGGCATTGGTGCTCTCGCGCCAGGCAGTGCCGACCTTGGACCGTGAGGCGCTGGGCGGGGCGGCCGGGGTACTGCGGGGGGGGTACGTCCTTGCTGAGGCGCGAGGTGTTGCGCCGCGTCTGATACTCATCGCCACCGGGTCCGAGCTCTCGCTGGCCTTGGCTGCGCGAACTGCGCTGGAAGAGGGGGGCATACCGGTCAGGGTGGTCTCCCTCCCCAGTTGGGAGCTCTTCGACGAGCAGCCCGAGGAGTACCGTGACTTGGTGCTCCCGCCGCAGGTGACCGCGCGGCTGGCGATCGAGGCAGGCTCAAGCCAGGGATGGCATCGGTACGTAGGATCGGGGGGGGGCGTGCTGTCAGTGGACGGTTTCGGCGCTTCCGCCCCGGGAGACGTGGTATTGAAAGAGTACGGGTTCACGGTGGACCGGGTCTGCGACTTGGCACTCGGGCTCGTGCAGGGCGCAGCTCCTTGGGGGGGCGCGCCGCAGCAGGAAAGATCCGGCAGGAGTTCCCCCCCATCGTAG
- a CDS encoding DUF3618 domain-containing protein yields the protein MGENIKINEQSSADKLREQIRHTESDITETVQSIEQRLSPANLRRQGVRKAKAVAWRGAARVMELMQQRPLQLSLLGATTAATAAVVVLRRSSRRHKEEQVKHAAMESAGSAAKALGVSALGMLLRRVLAKRGLIEQKERPIGGVALAATAAKAFLNGARNSRKSGTTRPGRKQAWRSLADAIGAALGTGWYGHRERRV from the coding sequence ATGGGCGAAAACATTAAAATCAACGAGCAGTCATCGGCGGACAAGCTTCGGGAGCAGATCCGACATACGGAAAGCGATATAACGGAAACGGTGCAGAGTATAGAGCAGAGGCTCTCACCGGCCAATTTGCGACGGCAGGGGGTACGCAAGGCGAAAGCGGTGGCCTGGCGTGGCGCGGCGAGGGTAATGGAACTTATGCAGCAACGGCCGCTCCAATTGTCGCTCTTGGGAGCGACGACTGCAGCGACTGCAGCCGTGGTCGTGTTGAGAAGGAGCAGTAGGAGACACAAAGAAGAGCAGGTGAAGCATGCAGCCATGGAGAGCGCCGGAAGCGCCGCGAAGGCGCTGGGCGTGAGCGCGCTAGGCATGCTGTTGCGCAGGGTGCTGGCCAAGAGGGGGCTCATAGAGCAGAAGGAACGGCCGATAGGTGGGGTCGCCCTCGCGGCTACTGCCGCAAAGGCATTTTTAAACGGAGCCCGGAACTCGAGGAAAAGCGGCACCACCCGTCCGGGCAGGAAGCAGGCGTGGCGAAGCTTGGCCGACGCCATTGGCGCGGCCTTGGGCACGGGCTGGTACGGCCACAGGGAGCGCAGGGTTTAA
- a CDS encoding chemotaxis protein CheD — translation MKIEKYQNGERAIISPGEYYVMSKPGVISTLLGSCIAVCLYDRSRRLIGMNHFMLSNPRYSRELPINISEAGRYGIHAMDLLINAMMKRGTSRHELRAKVFGGATIMNPDAARDNFFCVGQVNCRFILQYLEKEAIPVDAMDLGGDFGRVIHFSNGDFAVHRRKVDSRRSDKLAKRDRYCWQKAIEQQQAALTEIDLW, via the coding sequence GTGAAGATAGAAAAGTATCAAAATGGGGAGCGGGCGATCATCTCGCCGGGCGAATATTACGTGATGTCGAAGCCCGGCGTCATCTCCACACTGCTAGGCTCCTGCATCGCCGTCTGCCTCTATGACCGCAGCCGTCGCCTGATCGGCATGAACCACTTCATGCTTAGCAACCCGCGCTACTCCCGGGAGCTGCCGATCAACATCTCAGAGGCGGGACGCTACGGTATCCACGCCATGGATCTGCTGATCAACGCCATGATGAAAAGGGGAACCTCACGCCACGAGTTGCGGGCCAAGGTCTTCGGCGGCGCCACCATCATGAACCCGGACGCCGCGCGAGACAACTTCTTCTGCGTGGGACAGGTGAACTGCAGGTTCATCCTGCAGTACCTGGAGAAGGAGGCGATCCCGGTGGACGCCATGGACCTGGGTGGGGATTTCGGACGGGTAATTCATTTCTCCAACGGGGATTTCGCCGTGCACCGTAGAAAGGTCGATTCACGCCGCAGCGACAAACTGGCCAAGCGCGACAGGTACTGCTGGCAGAAGGCGATCGAGCAGCAACAGGCAGCGCTCACCGAGATCGACCTCTGGTGA
- a CDS encoding AEC family transporter has protein sequence MENFALIGVFVVLGMFFRRLPAFPKDSAQAFNIFALYVSLPAVILLKVPQIVFSPEVAIAAAIPWGMLAFSAALVLLAARLSGWERSVTGVLLLVVPLGNTSFLGIPMIQAFFGPSGLPYLIIYDQIGTMVIMATYGSFILATYGKQGALNLSAVARKAVLFPPTLALIVGLATRSWPYPEKLVQCLQSVATTLVPVVMTAIGLQLRFRLPPRVFTPLAFGLTVKLLLAPLLALLVCRFLEVNGMVVDVSILESAMPPMVTAGALAVVAGMDSDLAVAMIGIGIILSFGTIPTIYWLTRLFA, from the coding sequence ATGGAGAATTTTGCGCTGATTGGAGTCTTTGTCGTTTTGGGGATGTTCTTTCGACGCCTCCCTGCTTTTCCCAAGGATTCAGCACAAGCGTTCAACATCTTCGCCCTTTATGTATCATTGCCGGCGGTGATACTCCTCAAGGTGCCGCAAATAGTCTTTTCTCCCGAGGTCGCCATTGCCGCGGCAATCCCTTGGGGAATGCTGGCCTTCTCCGCTGCGCTGGTGCTTTTGGCGGCGCGCCTTTCGGGGTGGGAGCGGTCAGTCACCGGGGTACTGCTGCTGGTCGTGCCACTGGGAAATACTTCGTTTCTCGGTATACCCATGATACAGGCTTTCTTTGGACCGTCAGGGCTTCCCTACCTGATCATCTACGACCAGATCGGCACCATGGTGATCATGGCGACTTATGGTTCCTTCATCCTTGCCACCTACGGCAAGCAGGGCGCACTCAACCTCTCCGCCGTGGCAAGAAAAGCCGTGCTTTTCCCGCCCACCCTGGCCCTTATAGTCGGCCTTGCCACCCGTTCCTGGCCCTACCCGGAAAAACTCGTGCAGTGCCTGCAGAGCGTCGCCACAACGCTGGTCCCTGTGGTCATGACAGCGATCGGGCTGCAGCTCCGGTTCAGGCTCCCACCGAGGGTCTTCACCCCCCTTGCATTCGGGCTAACCGTAAAGCTTTTGCTCGCGCCCCTGCTCGCCTTGCTGGTTTGCCGCTTCTTAGAGGTGAATGGGATGGTGGTTGATGTCTCGATACTAGAATCCGCCATGCCTCCTATGGTTACTGCAGGCGCCTTGGCGGTTGTCGCCGGTATGGATTCCGACCTGGCCGTGGCGATGATCGGGATCGGTATCATCCTCTCTTTCGGCACCATCCCGACGATATACTGGCTGACGAGGCTTTTTGCCTAA
- a CDS encoding YtxH domain-containing protein, protein MRRHHTSTTAEVVSFSAGALVGAGLALLYAPKTGQEMREKVSDVTGDAIAKMKGMTAEAQEKFSQKMQRGREFAEEKAAEFSESKEELYH, encoded by the coding sequence ATGAGAAGGCATCATACAAGCACGACGGCTGAGGTGGTCAGCTTTTCAGCCGGGGCGTTGGTGGGAGCAGGGCTAGCCCTCTTGTACGCACCCAAGACTGGGCAGGAGATGCGCGAGAAGGTGTCGGACGTCACCGGCGACGCCATCGCCAAAATGAAAGGCATGACCGCCGAGGCACAGGAGAAATTTAGCCAGAAAATGCAGAGAGGGCGTGAGTTCGCCGAGGAAAAAGCGGCCGAATTCTCTGAATCCAAAGAGGAGCTATACCACTAG